The Flammeovirgaceae bacterium genome contains a region encoding:
- a CDS encoding EVE domain-containing protein, protein MNYWLVKTEPETFSWDDLVSDKKTTWDGVRNFRARSNLKKMAKGDLVFIYHTGDEKAIIGLAKVTREAFPDPHDPNWAAVELAPQKKLKRPVTLAEVKSNKRLTAMALVRIARLSVQPVSPEEYDEVLKMSETK, encoded by the coding sequence ATGAATTACTGGCTGGTTAAAACCGAACCTGAAACGTTCTCGTGGGACGACCTGGTGAGCGATAAAAAAACAACATGGGATGGCGTTCGCAACTTCCGGGCAAGAAGCAACCTGAAAAAAATGGCCAAAGGCGACCTGGTGTTTATTTACCATACTGGCGATGAAAAAGCAATTATTGGCCTGGCCAAAGTTACCCGAGAAGCATTTCCTGACCCTCATGATCCTAACTGGGCCGCTGTTGAACTCGCCCCTCAAAAAAAACTAAAGCGCCCGGTAACCCTGGCAGAAGTTAAATCAAACAAACGGTTAACAGCCATGGCATTGGTGCGCATTGCCCGCCTGTCTGTTCAACCCGTTTCACCAGAAGAATATGATGAGGTTCTGAAAATGAGTGAAACCAAATGA
- a CDS encoding amidophosphoribosyltransferase, which yields MSDQVLHECGIALIRLRKPLSYYIEKYGPTYGMNKMYILMEKQHNRGQDGAGIANIKIDVEAGRRYISRYRSMKQQPIAALFKKISKKYKKAQKEGKDKFRDEKWLKENVAFTGELWLGHLRYGTHGQNSIESVHPFLRQNNWRSRNLVMAGNFNMTNVDELFDILVNLGQHPKEKVDTVTVMEKIGHFLDEEVQALFEKYKDQYSNQEISEIIENEIDLQRVLKRACKDFDGGYTMAGLTGSGSAFVMRDPNGIRPAYFYADDEVVVVASEKPAIKTAFNINYNQIEEITPGHALIINKSGEPGLYPVLPQGEKKSCSFERIYFSRGNDPDIYQERKQLGRFLVPQVLRAINFDLKNTIFSYIPNTAETAFYGMMEGIEDYLIKKQKEVIIEGKPSVDPIDDVLSFRPRIEKIVVKDVKLRTFITDDEHRDDLVAHVYDTTYEVVNKGKDTLVVIDDSIVRGTTLEKSILKMLDRLEPKKIVVVSSAPQIRFPDCYGIDMSRMSDFVAFRAIIDLLKESGKEYLLGEVYEKCIRAAGEEHPENHVKQLYAQFEYERVSHKIAEIIKPANMKAELEVVFQTVDNLHKACPRHLGDWYFTGNYPTPGGHKVANRAYANFMEGKLVRAY from the coding sequence ATGAGCGACCAGGTATTACACGAATGCGGAATTGCCCTAATCCGCCTGCGAAAACCGCTTTCCTACTATATTGAAAAGTATGGCCCGACCTATGGGATGAACAAAATGTACATCCTGATGGAAAAACAACACAACCGCGGGCAGGACGGGGCCGGTATTGCCAACATTAAAATTGACGTTGAAGCCGGCCGCAGATACATCAGCAGGTATCGCTCCATGAAACAACAACCCATTGCTGCCCTGTTTAAAAAGATTAGCAAGAAGTATAAAAAGGCCCAAAAAGAAGGGAAAGATAAATTCAGAGATGAGAAATGGCTTAAAGAGAATGTAGCCTTTACCGGTGAGTTGTGGCTGGGCCATCTCCGCTACGGAACGCACGGCCAAAATAGTATCGAAAGTGTTCATCCGTTTTTACGTCAAAACAACTGGCGCAGCCGCAACCTGGTTATGGCCGGCAACTTTAACATGACCAACGTAGACGAGCTATTCGACATTCTGGTTAACCTTGGGCAACACCCGAAGGAGAAAGTGGATACCGTAACCGTAATGGAAAAAATCGGCCACTTTCTGGATGAAGAGGTGCAGGCACTGTTTGAAAAATACAAAGACCAGTATTCCAATCAGGAAATTTCGGAAATCATTGAGAATGAAATTGATCTGCAGCGTGTACTTAAACGTGCCTGCAAAGATTTTGACGGAGGTTATACCATGGCCGGGTTAACCGGCTCAGGCTCCGCTTTCGTTATGCGCGACCCCAACGGCATTCGCCCGGCTTATTTTTATGCCGATGATGAGGTGGTGGTGGTAGCCTCAGAAAAGCCGGCCATCAAAACAGCCTTCAACATCAATTACAACCAGATAGAAGAAATTACACCCGGCCACGCTCTAATTATTAACAAAAGCGGAGAACCCGGGCTTTACCCGGTGCTTCCGCAAGGTGAGAAAAAATCATGCAGTTTTGAACGCATTTATTTCTCGCGTGGCAACGACCCCGATATCTACCAGGAGCGCAAACAACTGGGGCGCTTCCTGGTTCCGCAAGTACTCCGGGCCATTAATTTCGATTTAAAAAACACCATTTTCTCCTATATACCCAATACGGCCGAAACAGCCTTCTACGGCATGATGGAGGGTATTGAAGATTATCTGATTAAAAAACAAAAAGAAGTAATCATCGAGGGGAAACCCTCTGTTGATCCGATTGACGATGTGCTGTCGTTCAGGCCGCGAATCGAAAAGATTGTAGTAAAAGATGTTAAACTCCGCACCTTCATTACCGATGACGAACACCGCGATGACCTGGTAGCCCATGTATACGATACTACATACGAAGTGGTAAACAAAGGCAAGGATACACTGGTGGTTATTGACGACTCCATTGTACGGGGAACTACGCTGGAGAAAAGCATTTTGAAAATGCTTGATCGGCTGGAACCTAAAAAAATTGTGGTTGTTTCTTCAGCACCCCAAATACGCTTCCCCGACTGCTATGGAATTGACATGAGTAGAATGAGCGACTTTGTGGCTTTCCGGGCAATTATCGACCTGCTGAAGGAATCCGGTAAAGAGTACCTGCTGGGTGAAGTCTATGAAAAATGCATCCGCGCAGCTGGTGAGGAGCATCCGGAAAACCATGTAAAACAACTGTACGCACAATTTGAATACGAACGAGTTAGCCATAAGATTGCTGAAATCATTAAACCGGCCAACATGAAAGCTGAACTGGAGGTGGTCTTCCAAACGGTTGACAATCTGCACAAAGCTTGTCCGCGTCATCTGGGCGACTGGTATTTTACCGGGAACTACCCTACGCCCGGTGGCCATAAAGTTGCCAATCGCGCCTACGCCAATTTTATGGAAGGCAAACTGGTGAGGGCTTACTAA
- a CDS encoding tetratricopeptide repeat-containing sensor histidine kinase, whose amino-acid sequence MSDNIGYVVRNIEINGLFMKPFIHITVLFLLLVPGLTGYAQRASTADSLENSLKDTLHDTVRIKTLVELSQLYALSNFNKASTYALEAIKFAEKVEAPQFRYKSLQNYALINNLSGDFSTAIKYETEALQIAIAMTDTTSIGLAYSNIGNYYHEMGVYDEAYFYLTRSYRILQHGNMNGSDSLYMNIALHNLGRVFKEMGQYETALGHLRISYKMSQLLNDKAGYAYFLDEVGDVKLRNHQYDSAVYYLLKATAEAKKLLQAEPGNIVVEVLPKTLSKIALAYLHKQQYEAALAYYDSAMNIHQATGNQFGIADVELGRGMVFARQANFTEAERLMTKALGIGQSINARLLQIKCHDQLSALYEKRGEFEKALRHNRQHQQLRDSIFSQGMQQKFFRDQLRFETEEKDDQIASLMRIEQIRASEIRKQEIIRNILVVVVALTAILLVTVYRSGQRRKRINSLLLQHQEEMEKRSQELEQLNKVKDKFFSIISHDLRSPVNALAGLLDLLDKGAIKPEELPMALKELRTRFNHTRTLLNNLLDWTLLQMDKLNLQAAKISLHALVEENIALLTSLHQKNIKLINNVSPLAYALADSNTINLVIRNLLTNALKFTNDGGEIVIGAEEKNNEWIMFVRDNGVGMSAEVRNMLFDKINPYSTRGTANEKGTGLGLILCKEFVEKNNGRIWVESEEGKGSTFWFSLPKA is encoded by the coding sequence ATGTCGGATAATATTGGTTATGTGGTAAGGAATATAGAGATTAATGGCCTCTTTATGAAGCCTTTTATACACATTACGGTTTTATTCCTCTTGCTGGTACCAGGCCTAACCGGATATGCCCAACGGGCATCAACTGCCGATAGTCTGGAGAACAGCCTGAAGGATACTTTGCACGACACGGTACGCATAAAAACATTGGTAGAACTTTCCCAGCTTTATGCATTAAGCAACTTTAATAAAGCCAGTACGTATGCACTGGAAGCGATTAAGTTTGCTGAGAAAGTTGAGGCCCCTCAATTCCGTTACAAATCACTTCAAAATTATGCTTTAATCAACAACCTGAGTGGCGATTTCAGCACCGCTATAAAGTACGAAACCGAAGCCCTTCAGATAGCTATTGCAATGACGGATACGACCAGCATTGGCCTGGCTTACAGCAACATTGGTAATTACTACCACGAAATGGGCGTATATGATGAAGCCTACTTTTACCTGACACGCTCCTACCGCATCCTGCAGCATGGCAACATGAACGGCAGCGATTCGCTTTACATGAACATAGCCCTGCACAACCTGGGCAGGGTATTTAAAGAAATGGGTCAGTATGAAACGGCCTTGGGACATCTCCGGATCTCCTATAAAATGAGCCAGTTATTAAACGATAAAGCCGGCTACGCCTATTTTCTGGATGAGGTTGGCGATGTTAAACTCCGCAACCACCAATATGACTCGGCAGTTTACTACCTGTTAAAAGCAACAGCGGAAGCCAAGAAATTGCTGCAAGCCGAACCAGGCAACATTGTGGTTGAAGTACTCCCGAAAACACTTTCAAAAATCGCTTTGGCTTACCTTCATAAACAACAATATGAAGCCGCACTGGCCTATTACGATTCGGCCATGAACATTCATCAGGCAACCGGTAACCAGTTTGGCATTGCCGATGTAGAACTTGGCCGGGGCATGGTGTTCGCCCGTCAGGCAAATTTTACAGAAGCGGAACGCCTGATGACCAAAGCACTCGGTATTGGACAATCCATTAACGCACGCCTGCTCCAGATTAAATGCCATGATCAACTCTCGGCTTTGTATGAAAAACGAGGGGAATTTGAAAAGGCCCTTCGTCATAACCGGCAACACCAGCAATTAAGGGATAGCATCTTCAGCCAGGGCATGCAGCAAAAGTTTTTCCGCGACCAATTGCGATTTGAAACCGAGGAAAAAGACGACCAGATTGCCTCCCTGATGCGTATTGAACAAATTCGTGCTTCTGAAATCCGTAAACAGGAAATCATCCGGAATATCCTGGTAGTGGTTGTAGCCCTCACAGCCATTTTATTAGTAACCGTTTACCGCAGCGGCCAACGCAGAAAACGGATTAACTCGCTGCTGCTGCAACACCAGGAAGAAATGGAAAAGCGAAGCCAGGAACTGGAACAACTTAACAAAGTAAAGGATAAGTTCTTCTCCATTATCTCTCATGATCTGCGCTCACCGGTAAATGCGCTGGCCGGCTTATTGGATTTATTGGACAAGGGCGCCATTAAACCGGAAGAATTGCCCATGGCGCTGAAGGAACTGCGCACACGGTTTAACCATACCCGCACCCTGCTCAACAACCTGCTCGACTGGACCCTGTTGCAGATGGACAAACTTAACCTGCAGGCTGCTAAAATCAGTTTACATGCCCTGGTCGAAGAGAACATTGCCCTGCTCACTTCATTACATCAAAAAAATATTAAACTAATAAACAACGTTTCACCATTAGCCTATGCCCTGGCCGACAGCAACACAATTAACCTGGTTATCCGGAACTTGCTGACCAATGCGCTGAAATTCACCAACGATGGCGGAGAAATTGTAATCGGAGCTGAAGAGAAAAATAATGAATGGATTATGTTTGTGCGCGACAATGGAGTGGGCATGTCAGCCGAGGTACGCAACATGTTGTTTGATAAAATAAACCCCTACAGCACACGGGGTACCGCCAATGAAAAAGGTACAGGCCTGGGATTAATTCTTTGCAAAGAATTTGTTGAGAAAAACAACGGCCGCATCTGGGTTGAAAGCGAAGAAGGCAAAGGCAGTACCTTCTGGTTCTCCCTGCCTAAGGCCTAA
- the murI gene encoding glutamate racemase, whose amino-acid sequence MPVSANNPIGIFDSGIGGLTVAHAIKELLPNEQLIYFGDTAHLPYGDKSEAAIQAYSVRIADVLLKKDCKLIVIACNSASSAAYELLKEYVRGVKIINVIDPMVQWVASNFKNSNVGLIGTKRTVQSGVYLRKIDEANRGITLHQLATPLLAPMIEEGFFNNQISHEIIGQYLSAPELSEINALILACTHYPLIRNEIAAYYRGRSVIILDSSEVVALAVKEYLFSADLLNSRVHGADQFLVSDYTTSFEASTRLFFGQQVHLQENPLWH is encoded by the coding sequence ATGCCTGTTTCTGCCAACAACCCCATTGGTATTTTCGACAGCGGTATCGGAGGCCTTACTGTTGCACATGCCATAAAGGAATTGCTTCCCAACGAACAGTTGATCTACTTTGGCGACACGGCCCACCTTCCGTATGGTGACAAATCCGAAGCAGCCATCCAGGCGTACTCAGTTCGCATTGCCGATGTACTACTCAAAAAAGATTGCAAGCTGATTGTGATTGCCTGCAATTCGGCCAGTTCGGCCGCTTATGAGTTGCTGAAGGAATATGTTCGGGGGGTTAAGATCATCAACGTTATTGATCCGATGGTTCAATGGGTTGCCTCTAACTTTAAAAATTCCAATGTGGGGCTAATCGGCACCAAGCGCACCGTGCAATCGGGAGTGTATCTGCGAAAAATTGATGAAGCCAACCGGGGCATTACCCTGCATCAACTGGCTACCCCGCTGCTGGCCCCCATGATTGAAGAGGGTTTTTTTAACAACCAGATTAGTCACGAAATAATCGGTCAATACTTATCAGCACCTGAATTAAGCGAAATCAATGCCCTTATTCTGGCCTGCACACATTATCCCCTCATCCGCAACGAAATTGCTGCGTACTACCGGGGCCGTTCGGTTATTATTCTGGATTCCTCGGAAGTGGTTGCCCTGGCCGTGAAGGAATACCTTTTTTCTGCAGACCTGCTCAACAGCCGGGTACACGGAGCCGACCAATTTCTGGTGTCCGACTACACCACGTCATTTGAGGCCTCCACCCGCCTGTTTTTTGGGCAGCAGGTACACCTGCAGGAAAACCCCTTATGGCATTAA
- a CDS encoding SDR family oxidoreductase, which translates to MAHSLLKGKRGIIFGALDENSIAWKTALAVKAEGGIFTLTNAPIAMRMGKINELAKACDAEVIPADATSEADLQNLFTKSLEVLGGKLDFVLHSIGMSPNVRKDRAYGDLNYEWFLKTLDISGLSFHKVMQTAEKTDAMNEWGSIVALSYIAAQRTFPDYSDMAQAKAVLESIARSYGYRFGKLKKVRVNTISQSPTKTTAGAGISGFDVFFDYAQMMSPLGNASAEDCANFIVALFSDYTRMVTMQNLMHDGGFSSTGITEDLIARLTK; encoded by the coding sequence ATGGCTCATTCTCTTCTGAAAGGTAAGCGTGGTATTATTTTCGGTGCCCTCGATGAAAACTCCATTGCCTGGAAAACGGCCCTGGCTGTAAAGGCGGAGGGGGGTATTTTTACCCTTACCAACGCTCCCATCGCCATGCGCATGGGTAAGATTAATGAGTTGGCTAAAGCCTGCGATGCGGAGGTTATCCCGGCCGATGCTACCTCGGAGGCCGACCTGCAAAACCTGTTTACCAAGTCGCTGGAAGTACTGGGGGGTAAACTCGACTTTGTACTGCATTCCATTGGCATGAGTCCGAATGTTCGGAAGGATCGGGCCTATGGCGATTTGAATTACGAATGGTTTTTAAAGACACTTGATATCTCTGGATTATCCTTTCATAAGGTGATGCAAACGGCCGAGAAAACCGATGCGATGAACGAATGGGGTTCCATTGTAGCACTCTCATACATAGCTGCTCAACGGACATTTCCTGATTATTCGGATATGGCCCAGGCCAAGGCTGTTCTGGAATCTATCGCACGAAGCTACGGCTACCGGTTTGGTAAACTGAAAAAGGTGCGGGTAAATACCATTTCCCAGTCGCCAACCAAAACTACGGCCGGTGCCGGCATTTCGGGCTTTGATGTATTTTTTGATTATGCTCAAATGATGTCACCGCTGGGTAATGCTTCGGCCGAAGATTGTGCTAACTTTATTGTGGCACTCTTCTCCGACTATACGCGCATGGTAACCATGCAAAACCTGATGCACGATGGGGGCTTCTCATCAACCGGAATTACTGAAGATTTGATTGCGCGATTGACAAAATAA
- a CDS encoding 4-(cytidine 5'-diphospho)-2-C-methyl-D-erythritol kinase codes for MVVFPPSKINLGLHVISKRPDGYHEIETCFYPIPLTDILEIIPSKEFSFSQTGVELEGKPTDNLVVQAYQLLSKDYVIPPVSIHLHKLIPAGAGLGGGSSDAAYTLRLLNEIFELGISNATLQQYAARLGSDCSFFLYNQPMLGKGKGDMLSPVTTALKGYTLMLVKPPIHVSTADAYRGVTPMQPTAPLKVVLESVIEQWKDSLVNNFEFSVFARYPDIRKIKETLYQYGAVYASMSGSGSSVYGIFQDAKDLSGLFTGCFYWSAVL; via the coding sequence ATGGTTGTTTTTCCTCCCAGCAAGATCAATCTTGGCCTTCATGTGATTTCAAAGCGCCCGGACGGCTATCATGAAATTGAAACGTGTTTTTATCCGATACCGCTTACAGATATCTTGGAGATAATCCCATCGAAGGAATTTTCATTTTCTCAAACCGGGGTTGAACTGGAGGGAAAGCCAACCGATAACCTGGTGGTGCAGGCTTATCAATTACTGAGTAAAGATTATGTAATTCCACCTGTTTCCATACACCTGCACAAACTTATTCCTGCCGGTGCCGGATTAGGCGGTGGGTCATCCGATGCGGCCTATACTTTGCGCCTGCTCAATGAAATCTTTGAACTGGGTATATCAAATGCAACACTTCAACAATACGCAGCCCGGCTTGGAAGCGATTGTTCGTTCTTTTTATATAACCAGCCGATGCTGGGCAAAGGAAAAGGGGATATGCTGTCTCCCGTTACAACTGCTTTAAAGGGCTATACGTTGATGCTGGTCAAACCCCCTATTCACGTATCAACTGCCGATGCTTATCGGGGTGTAACTCCCATGCAGCCCACCGCGCCATTGAAAGTGGTTTTAGAATCTGTTATTGAGCAGTGGAAGGACAGTTTAGTGAATAATTTTGAATTTTCAGTTTTTGCCAGGTACCCTGACATCAGAAAAATTAAAGAAACGCTTTACCAATATGGCGCTGTTTATGCCAGCATGAGTGGATCAGGCTCATCGGTTTATGGGATTTTTCAGGATGCCAAGGATTTATCCGGCTTGTTCACCGGGTGCTTCTACTGGTCAGCGGTGCTTTAA
- a CDS encoding DMT family transporter, with protein MATLTDYLKLHFIVFLWGFTAVLGLLISIPAVEMVFYRTLLAALGMGTVIVVLKGSFKVRQSDAGRLLLIGGIVCIHWLSFFASARVSNASVSLVGFATNSLWAALLEPWLNGRQVKKFELLLGLMVLAGLYIIFSFNFIYYLGLLLGIVSGFTAALFSVLNAKLVKRIEPNTITFYEMVGAFLGTALFLPLYKQFWAGDGTLQLVPTLLDWFYIALLAWACSVYAYTTAIHLMKKLSVFFIQLTLNLEPLYGIIMAVIIFGEREKMGLNFYIGTVIILAAVMAYPKLKSHFEKVAR; from the coding sequence ATGGCTACACTTACCGATTACCTTAAATTACACTTCATTGTTTTTCTGTGGGGCTTTACAGCCGTGCTCGGTTTACTTATTTCAATACCAGCCGTTGAAATGGTTTTTTACCGCACCCTGCTGGCCGCCCTGGGCATGGGTACAGTTATCGTTGTATTAAAAGGCTCATTCAAAGTACGTCAATCAGATGCAGGCCGCCTGTTGCTGATAGGTGGCATTGTGTGTATCCACTGGCTGAGTTTTTTCGCATCGGCCCGGGTATCAAATGCTTCGGTAAGTTTGGTGGGGTTTGCCACCAATTCATTGTGGGCTGCGTTGCTTGAACCCTGGCTGAACGGCCGCCAGGTAAAAAAATTTGAGTTGCTCCTCGGCCTGATGGTACTGGCCGGGCTTTACATTATTTTTTCGTTCAACTTCATTTACTACCTGGGTTTGCTGCTGGGTATCGTTTCCGGTTTTACTGCTGCACTGTTCTCGGTTTTAAATGCCAAACTGGTTAAGCGAATTGAACCCAATACAATTACTTTTTACGAAATGGTCGGTGCCTTCCTCGGTACTGCGCTTTTCCTGCCGCTTTACAAACAGTTCTGGGCCGGAGACGGAACCCTGCAACTGGTACCCACATTACTCGATTGGTTTTACATTGCACTATTGGCCTGGGCCTGCTCGGTGTACGCCTATACCACCGCCATCCATCTGATGAAAAAACTTTCGGTTTTTTTTATCCAGTTAACACTAAACCTGGAACCATTATATGGAATTATCATGGCCGTTATCATCTTTGGCGAAAGGGAGAAAATGGGACTGAATTTTTATATCGGTACAGTCATCATCCTGGCCGCGGTTATGGCGTACCCGAAATTAAAAAGCCACTTTGAAAAAGTTGCCCGTTAA
- a CDS encoding YjgP/YjgQ family permease, whose translation MKLLDRYILKQFLSTFIFVVLILLAVITVIDFTEKTDKYAKANLTLWQIADYYGDFLPWIAGLVTPITVFIATVYVTARLAGRTEIIATLSSGVSFRRLLLPYLIGATIIATISFYLNGWVIPNSNKTRLAFEMQHLKKNTGGSQRNIHLQVSENVFLYIQNYNNLSDRGYHFTLERFENMKLVEKLYANRIEWDTAKHTWTLRDWSIKRIDTIFQTVGMPAKEKLITSGMSLDTALVIHPKEFENDYRKFDGLTINELTEYIQTLQARSIAGIEVYEVELYTRFASPFSIFILTFMGVIVSSRKSRGGTGLQIAIGFALSFVFILFFMMFRTFAEAGSLPPAISVWIPTAIFGIISAFMYKYVPR comes from the coding sequence ATGAAACTACTTGATCGGTATATTCTCAAACAATTTTTAAGCACGTTCATTTTTGTGGTGCTGATACTGCTTGCCGTGATTACGGTAATCGACTTTACCGAAAAAACCGATAAGTACGCCAAAGCCAATTTAACCTTATGGCAGATTGCCGACTATTATGGCGATTTCCTTCCATGGATTGCCGGTTTGGTTACACCCATAACCGTTTTCATTGCTACTGTGTATGTTACCGCCCGCCTGGCCGGGCGGACTGAAATCATTGCCACGCTCAGCAGTGGGGTGAGTTTCAGGAGGTTGTTGCTCCCTTACCTAATCGGAGCAACCATCATTGCCACGATAAGTTTTTACCTGAACGGGTGGGTAATACCAAACTCCAACAAAACACGATTAGCCTTTGAAATGCAGCACCTGAAAAAAAACACAGGCGGCAGCCAGCGGAATATCCATTTACAGGTATCAGAAAATGTTTTTCTGTACATTCAGAATTACAATAACCTGAGCGACCGGGGCTACCATTTTACCCTGGAACGGTTTGAGAATATGAAACTGGTTGAAAAACTGTACGCCAACCGCATTGAGTGGGATACTGCCAAACATACCTGGACACTGCGCGACTGGAGCATCAAACGGATCGACACCATTTTTCAAACGGTAGGCATGCCGGCAAAAGAAAAACTTATTACGTCAGGCATGAGCCTGGACACCGCGCTGGTTATTCACCCGAAAGAATTTGAAAATGATTACCGCAAATTTGATGGCCTCACCATTAACGAACTGACCGAGTACATACAAACCCTGCAGGCTCGAAGCATTGCCGGTATTGAAGTGTATGAAGTAGAGTTGTACACCCGGTTCGCCTCTCCCTTTTCTATTTTCATCCTCACCTTTATGGGGGTTATTGTGTCATCACGGAAAAGCCGGGGGGGCACCGGCCTGCAGATAGCCATTGGGTTTGCCCTGTCGTTTGTCTTTATTCTGTTCTTTATGATGTTCCGCACCTTTGCCGAGGCTGGTTCATTGCCGCCAGCCATTTCGGTTTGGATACCAACGGCCATTTTCGGAATTATTTCGGCCTTTATGTACAAATACGTTCCGCGGTAA
- the tgt gene encoding tRNA guanosine(34) transglycosylase Tgt, with translation MQFTVTATDPHSSARAGIIKTFHGEIHTPIFMPVGTAGSVKAVHQRELLTDIGAEIILGNTYHLYLRPGIELLEKAGGLHAFTGWPRPLLTDSGGYQVYSLSDNRKIHDEGVTFKSHIDGSKHFFSPENVMDIQRSIGADIVMAFDECTPYPCEYRYAKKSMTLTHTWLTRCISRMKQTAPKFGYEQYLFPIVQGSTFADLRKESASFVAEQELPGNAIGGLSVGEPHEEMYAMTDLVCGILPKNKPRYLMGVGTPENILECIALGVDMFDCVMPTRNARNGMLFTTQGIINIRNEKWKDDLSPIDAGLEGYVSRFYSKAYLRHLIINKEILGSQIASIHNLTFYLWLVKESRKQIEAGTFINWKNSMAKTVSARL, from the coding sequence ATGCAGTTTACCGTTACCGCCACCGACCCGCACTCCTCCGCACGGGCAGGAATTATTAAAACCTTTCATGGTGAAATACACACCCCGATTTTTATGCCCGTAGGAACGGCCGGCTCGGTTAAGGCCGTTCATCAGCGCGAACTGCTGACCGACATCGGTGCCGAAATTATTCTGGGCAACACGTACCACCTCTACCTGCGGCCGGGTATTGAACTTTTGGAAAAAGCCGGAGGCCTGCATGCCTTTACCGGCTGGCCACGGCCGCTGTTAACCGACAGCGGGGGCTACCAGGTTTACTCGCTGAGCGACAACCGGAAAATTCATGACGAAGGGGTAACCTTTAAATCACACATTGACGGATCGAAACATTTTTTCTCGCCCGAAAATGTAATGGACATTCAGCGGTCCATCGGGGCCGACATTGTGATGGCATTTGATGAGTGTACCCCCTACCCCTGCGAATACCGGTACGCCAAAAAATCAATGACGTTAACCCACACCTGGCTTACACGGTGCATCAGCCGGATGAAGCAAACCGCACCAAAGTTCGGCTATGAACAATACCTGTTCCCAATTGTGCAAGGCAGCACCTTTGCTGATTTACGAAAAGAATCAGCCTCCTTTGTTGCAGAACAGGAACTGCCCGGCAATGCCATTGGTGGCTTATCGGTGGGCGAACCCCACGAAGAAATGTACGCCATGACCGACCTGGTGTGTGGCATCCTTCCGAAAAACAAACCCCGTTACCTGATGGGTGTTGGCACTCCCGAAAATATACTGGAGTGTATTGCCCTTGGTGTTGATATGTTCGACTGTGTAATGCCTACCCGCAATGCACGCAACGGCATGCTGTTTACCACTCAGGGAATTATCAATATCCGGAACGAAAAATGGAAAGACGACCTCTCGCCCATCGATGCCGGACTGGAGGGCTACGTCAGTCGTTTTTATTCAAAAGCCTATTTGCGCCACCTTATTATTAATAAAGAAATATTGGGCTCGCAAATTGCTTCCATTCACAACCTTACCTTCTACCTTTGGCTCGTGAAAGAATCGCGCAAGCAAATAGAAGCAGGAACGTTTATAAACTGGAAAAACAGCATGGCGAAAACCGTGTCAGCACGGCTTTAG